A single window of bacterium DNA harbors:
- a CDS encoding biphenyl 2,3-dioxygenase: MASPAKLAHIALRTPDIAKMRDWYNTVLEGEVVFENDFACFTTYDDEHHRVVFMAAPDLQTSPQSPSHLHHLSFTFAKFDELIDTYERLHHKGIEPVLTLNHGPTFSYYYADPDGNNVELQIDTMTMAEAREFVDSEVFEKNPIGIPFDAASVCERFRAGESEAELTRYGA, encoded by the coding sequence ATGGCATCCCCAGCGAAACTGGCTCACATCGCGTTGCGAACTCCCGACATCGCGAAAATGCGCGACTGGTACAACACGGTTCTCGAAGGAGAGGTGGTCTTCGAAAACGACTTCGCCTGTTTTACGACCTACGACGATGAACACCACCGGGTCGTTTTCATGGCCGCACCGGACCTGCAGACCAGTCCGCAGAGTCCGTCGCACCTGCACCACCTCTCGTTCACCTTCGCGAAGTTCGACGAGTTGATCGATACCTACGAACGTCTTCACCACAAAGGCATCGAACCTGTCCTCACCCTGAATCACGGCCCGACATTCTCCTACTACTACGCGGACCCGGACGGAAACAATGTCGAGTTGCAGATCGACACCATGACGATGGCCGAGGCGAGGGAGTTCGTGGACAGCGAGGTCTTCGAGAAGAACCCGATCGGCATTCCGTTCGATGCAGCGAGCGTTTGCGAACGGTTTCGCGCGGGGGAGAGCGAGGCGGAGTTGACGCGCTACGGAGCCTGA